A portion of the bacterium genome contains these proteins:
- a CDS encoding formate--tetrahydrofolate ligase, whose product FKPLYEWSWPVEKKIYTVAHEIYGAEHVDYAPKAKRDLKTIEDFGYAGLPVCIAKTQNSLSDNLTLLGRPKDFVVTVREIQIAAGAGFVIPLTGDILRMPGLPKDPAAAHMDIDLDGNITGLF is encoded by the coding sequence TTCAAGCCGCTTTACGAGTGGAGCTGGCCCGTCGAGAAGAAAATCTACACCGTGGCCCATGAAATCTACGGCGCCGAGCACGTGGACTACGCGCCCAAGGCGAAGCGCGACCTGAAGACCATCGAGGATTTCGGCTACGCGGGGCTGCCGGTTTGCATCGCCAAGACGCAGAATTCCCTCTCGGACAACCTCACGCTCCTGGGGCGGCCCAAGGACTTCGTGGTGACGGTGCGGGAGATTCAAATCGCCGCGGGGGCGGGATTCGTCATCCCGCTCACCGGGGACATCCTGCGCATGCCGGGCCTGCCGAAAGACCCGGCGGCCGCGCACATGGACATTGACCTGGACGGCAACATAACCGGGCTGTTTTAG